CTTGTCGTAGACGCGGCGCAGATGGGTCTTGACGGTGGCCTCGCTGATGTACAGGGCGCGGGCGATGGCGTGGTTCGGCAGGCCCTGGGCGAGCTGCGCGAGGATGTCGCGCTCGCGCGGGGTGAGGGCCGGGCGCGGGTCGCGCAGCCGGGACAGCACACGGCCGGCGACCGGCGGCGAGAGCGCGGGGCGGCCCTTGGCGGCGGCGTGGATCGCGGTGAACAGGTCCTCGGGGCGCTCGGCCTTGAGCAGATAGCCGGTGGCGCCCGCCTCGACGGCCCGGGTGACGTCGGCGTCCGTGTCGTAGGTGGTGAGGACCAGGACGTGCGGGGCGGGGTGCGCGGCGCGCAGCCGGCGGGTGGTCTCGACGCCGTCGATGCCCGCGCCGAGTTGCAGGTCCATCAGGACGACGTCCGGTGCCGTGCGGCGGGCCAGCGCCAGCGCCTCCTCGCCGCTGCCCGCCTCGCCGACGACCTCGATGTCCGGGGCGCTGTGCAGCAGGGCGAGCAGTCCGGCGCGTACGACGGCGTGGTCGTCGCAGACGAGGATGCGGACGGGGGGTTCGGTCATCGTGGCTCCAGGGGGATCGCCGCGGACAGGACGGTGCCCCGGCCCGGCGCCGACTCGACGGTGAGAGTGCCGCCCAGCTGCCGCAGCCGGGCGCGGATCGCGGGCAGTCCGTGGCCGCGCCGCTCGTCGCCCCCGGGGTG
This Streptomyces misionensis DNA region includes the following protein-coding sequences:
- a CDS encoding response regulator encodes the protein MTEPPVRILVCDDHAVVRAGLLALLHSAPDIEVVGEAGSGEEALALARRTAPDVVLMDLQLGAGIDGVETTRRLRAAHPAPHVLVLTTYDTDADVTRAVEAGATGYLLKAERPEDLFTAIHAAAKGRPALSPPVAGRVLSRLRDPRPALTPRERDILAQLAQGLPNHAIARALYISEATVKTHLRRVYDKLGVDTRAGAVAVAKEQRLLP